The Burkholderia sp. NRF60-BP8 genomic sequence TCATCCCGTTCCAGGTGATCCTGCTGCCGATGGCGCGCCTGCAGGGGATGCTCGGCCTCGCCAATACGATTCCGGGCCTCGTGTTCGTGCACGTCGTGTACGGGATCGCGTTCACGACGATGTTCTTCCGCAACTTCTACGTGAGCGTGCCGGCCGAACTCGTGAAGGCCGCGCGCATCGACGGCGCGGGTTTCTTCACGATCTTCACGAAGATCCTGCTGCCGGTGTCGCTGCCGATCTTCATGGTGTGCCTGATCTGGCAATTCACGCAGATCTGGAACGACTTCCTGTTCGGGATCGTGTTCTCCGGCGTCGACTCGATGCCGATCACGGTGGCGCTGAACAACCTCGTCAACACGTCGACGGGCGTGAAGGAATACAACGTCGACATGGCCGGCGCGATCATCGCCGCGCTGCCGACGCTGCTCGTCTACATCGTCGCCGGCCGCTACTTCGTGCGCGGGCTGACGGCGGGCGCGGTGAAGGGGTAAGCGCGGCTTTATCCGATACGACGAACCGGCCGCGCAGGACGCGCGGCGCATCGAAACGAACCCGACGCGGCGCCGGAGCGCGCCGCGCGAGACGAGACAGAGGATTCACAGCATGGCAAGCCTTTCCATCCGTGACGTGTACAAGACCTACCCGAACGGGGTGCCGGTCCTGAAGGGTGTCGACATCGAGATCGAGGACGGACAGTTCCTGATCCTGGTCGGCGGGTCGGGCTGCGGGAAGTCGACGCTGCTCAACATGATCGCCGGCCTCGAGACCGTGACGAGCGGCGAGATCTGCATCGACGGCAAGGTCGTCAACGACCTGTCGCCGAAGGATCGCGACATCGCGATGGTGTTCCAGTCGTACGCGCTGTATCCGTCGATGACGGTGCGCGAGAACATCTCGTTCGGGCTGAACATCCGCAAGGTGCCGAAGAGCGAGCAGCAGCAGATCGTCGAGCGCGTGTCGCAGATGCTGCAGATCCAGCATCTGCTCGATCGCAAGCCGGGCCAGTTGTCGGGCGGCCAGCGCCAGCGCGTCGCGATGGGCCGCGCGCTCGCACGCGATCCGTCACTGTTCCTGTTCGACGAGCCGCTGTCGAACCTCGACGCGAAGCTGCGCATCGAGATGCGCGCGGAAATCAAGCTGCTGCACCAGCGCCTCGGCACGACGATCGTCTACGTGACGCACGACCAGATCGAGGCGATGACGCTCGGCGATCGCATCGCGGTGATGAAGGACGGCGTGGTCCAGCAGTTCGGCGCGCCGCAGGAGATCTACGATTCGCCGTCGAACCTGTTCGTCGCGGGCTTCATCGGCGCGCCGCCGATGAACTTCATCAACGGCAAGCTGGTCGAGCAGGGCAGCGGGATCGCGCTCGAGATCGACACGGGCCTCGCGCGCAGCGCGCTGATCCTGCCGTTCGACGCGGCGAAGCTGAAGTCGCACGTCGGCCGCGAGGTGATCCTCGGCCTGCGTCCGGAGCGCATCACCGACGCGCGTAACGCGCACAACGGCGAGGCGTCGAACCTGCAGCCGATCGACGTGCGCGTCGACGTGACCGAGCCGACCGGGCCGGACACGCACGTGTTCGCGCAGGTGAACGGCAAGCGGATCGTGAGCCGCGTGCATCCGGCCGCGAACCCGCAGCCGGGGCAGACGCAGTCGCTGCTGTTCGACGTGTCGAAGGCGGTGCTGTTCGATCCGGCGTCGGAAGAGCGGATCGCGTGACGCGGCGTTCGCGCTGAACGAAGGAGAAGGGGCCGTTTCGAACGGCCCCTTTTTCGTTTCGGCGATGCGGCCGACGCGTCGGCGGAAGCGTCGGTCAGTGCGGCAACCGCACGTCGAACTTGAACGTCGCGAGCCGGGCGACGAGGATGAAGCCGGTCGCGAGCAGCACGCTGTACACCGAGTCGAACTGCAGCCACACGAGCAGCAGGTAGAACCAGCAGCCGACGAACGCGCAGGTCGCGTAGGGCCGCGAATCGCGCAGGATCAGCGGGATGTCGTTGCACAGCACGTCGCGGACGATCCCGCCGACCACGCCGGTAATCACGCCCATCATCACCGCGATGAAGCGCGGCATCTCGGCGTCGAGCGCGATCGCCGTGCCCGAGATGCTGAAGATGCCGAGCCCGATCGCATCGGCGATCAGCAGCAGCCGTTCGGCCGACAGCCGCGACAGCATTCGCAGCACGAACGGCGCGAACAGCGCGAGCACGAAGATCGCGATCACGTAATCGTCGTGCACGACCCAGTAGAACGGCCGGCGCTCGAGCAGGATGTCGCGCAGCGTGCCGCCGCCGAATGCGGTCGCGAGCGCGACGACGAACGTGCCGACCGAGTCGAGGCGGTTCTTGCGCGCCTCGATGAACCCCGAAATCGCGAAGGCCAGCGTGGCGATCGCCTCCAGTACCGCGATCGCGAGCGTCAGCCTAGGATGCGGCACGCGGCCCCCGGTCGGCCGGCGCCGCGTGCGGCTGCAGCAGCACCAGCACCGCGCCCGCGCCGCCGTCGTGGCCGCGGGCCTCGCAGAATGCGATCACTTCTTCCTTCTGTACGAGCCATGCGCGCACCTTGCCCTTCAGCACGGGTTCCTTGCCGATCGAGCCGAGCCCCTTGCCGTGGATCACGCGCAGGCAGCGCAGCCCTTTCTTGCCGGCTTCGCGGATGAATTCGGCGAGCGCGTCGCGCGCTTCGTCGCGCCGCATGCCGTGCAGATCGATCTGCGCCTGCACGATCCATGCGCCGCTCCTCAGCTTGCGCACCACCTCGCGGCTGATGCCGGGGCGGTGGTAGTACAGCGATTCGTCGCTGTCGAGCAGCGTCTCCGGATCGAATTCGTCGGACAGCGTCGCGTTCAGCACGGCTTCCTCGTCGCGCTGCGTCTGTTTCGGCACCGGGTCGGGCGGCATGCGGCCGGACGACGCGCGCGGCGGCGCGTTCAGCGGTCGGATCGCGCCGATTTCGTTGCGGAACAGGTTCGCGTCGGCTTCCGCCTTGCGCTCGGCCTTCGCGGCTTCGATGCGCGCGCGTTCGCGACGATCGGCTTCGCCTTGCAGCGACTTGCGCAATGCGCCGAGGCCCGCGAGACCCTGGCCCCGCAATGCGGCCGCATCGGGCGCGGGCGGCGGCGCCTCGGGCGCCGGGGTCACGGGACGGGCAGCGATCTTCCGCTTCGCGGGATCGCTCGGATGGGGCTGGTTCTTCGCCATGATTCGGTAACGGGGCAGGCGCGTTCGGGCGCGCGGGCACAAAAAAAGCCGCTGCGCGGCGGCAGCGGCTTTCCGGTCGAGCCCGCTTCGCGGCAGCGGACGCCATTGTAGCGTCCGGCGCGGCAGCGCTCGCCTTACTTCTTGTCGTGCAGGCTTTCGAGGTAGCGCTGCGCGTCGAGCGCGGCCATGCAGCCCGTGCCCGCGCTGGTGATCGCCTGGCGGTACACGTTGTCCTGCACGTCGCCCGCGGCGAACACGCCCGGCACGCTCGTCGACGTCGCGTTGCCTTGCAGGCCGCTCTTCGTCAGGATGTAGCCGTCCTTCATCTCCAGCTGGCCCTGGAACAGGTCGGTGTTCGGCTTGTGGCCGATCGCGACGAACACGCCCTGCACGTGCAGGTCTTCCGTCGCGCCGGTCTTCACGTTCTTGATGCGCAGGCCCGTGACGCCCGACTCCTCGCCCGTCACTTCGTCGAGCACGTGATCCCATTTGATGTCGACGACACCTTCCTTTTGCTTCTCCAGCAGGCGGTCGATCAGGATCGGCTCCGCGCGGAACTTGTCGCGGCGATGGATCACCGTGACCTTCTTCGCGATGCCGGTCAGGTAGAGCGCTTCCTCGACGGCCGTGTTGCCGCCGCCGATCACCGCGACTTCCTGGCCGCGATAGAAGAAGCCGTCGCAGGTCGCGCAGGCCGACACGCCCTTGCCCATGAACGCTTCCTCGGACGGCAGGCCGAGATACTGCGCCGACGCGCCGGTCGCGATGATCAGCGAGTCGCACGTGTATTCGCCCGAGTCGCCGATCAGCCGGATCGGCTGCTCGTGCAGCTTCGCGGTGTGGATGTGGTCGAAGACGATTTCGGTGTTGAAACGCTCGGCATGCTCCTGGAAGCGCGCCATCAGTTCCGGGCCTTGCACGCCCTTCGCGTCCGCCGGCCAGTTTTCGACGTCGGTCGTGGTCATCAGCTGACCGCCCTGCGCGATGCCGGTGATCAGCACCGGCGACAGGTTGGCGCGTGCCGCGTAGACGGCGGCCGTGTAGCCGGCGGGGCCGGAACCGAGAATCAGGACTTTGGCGTGTTTGGGCGTGGACATGTGCGAATCCGTAAAAGGCGGCCGCGGCGGGCGGGGTAGGGCTCGCCGGACGGTCTGGGTTGACCGGGATGCCGTCATAGATGGGTATCAGACGCGCATTATAAAGGCCCCGTTGCTGCGCTGCCGAACGAGAGTTTCAATCGCGACGATAGTGTCTCGCGGGCGGCCGGCCGGCGCGGCAAGCAGGTGGGGCGTCAGCGACGACCGGCACCGCCGCATCGGGCGGCGCATTGTCGCAGTCGAGCGCGAGTGACTGCGCGGCTCATGTCGCGCTCGCATGCGCGGTGTCCCGGTATCCGCTCGATGCGTGATCCCGGCCCTCTTATGTAACCGTCATTTACACTTGGCGGCGCGGTGCAGCGTTTACAATAAGCGCGATCGAACGACAGGCGGGCGCACGGCCCGTCCTCTTTATACGGATTCATGGCAAAAGCTCCTTATTCCGCCCAGGCACAGGCGTTGCCGCACCGGATGTCGAAGCTCCTCACGGAGATCCGCTGGATTCTCCAGGTCGCGCTCTGCGCCTTTCTGGTGATGGCCCTGCTGAGCTACAGCCGGCGCGATCCAAGCTGGACGCACGCCGCCCAGGTCGATCACATCTCGAACTGGGCCGGCCGCGTCGGCGCGTGGACGGCCGACATCATCCTGCTGCTGTTCGGCCTGTCGGCTTACTGGTTGATCGTGCCGCTCGGGCGGCGCATCGCCGTCAACTACCGCCGCATCACGCGCCACGACGCGATTCCCGACGAACCGGAGCGGCCGATCGGCTGGCTGACCGAAATCTTTGCGTTCGTGCTGGTCGTGCTCGCCTGCGACGGCATCGAGGCGCTGCGCATGTGGTCGCTGAAGGTGCAGTTGCCGCGTGCGCCGGGCGGCGTCGTCGGCGAGGCCGTCGCGGGTGCGATGTCGCATGCGTTCGGCTTCACGGGCGGCACGCTGTTGCTGCTGATCGCGCTCGCGATCGGCCTGTCGCTGTATTTCCGCTTCTCGTGGCTGTCGGTCGCCGAGCGGGTCGGCGGCGCGATCCTGTCCGCGGTCAACGTCGCGAAGCTGCGCCGCGAGGCCGAGCGCGACCGCAAGCTCGGCGAGGCCGCGGCGGTGCGCCGCGAAGGCAAGGTCGAGGAGGAGCGCGTGCGCATCGAGGATCACGAGCCCGTGACGATCGTGCCGCCGGTCGTCACGCCCGCGAAGTCCGAGCGCGTCGAGCGCGAGCGCCAGGTGCCGCTGTTCACCGACCTGCCGGGCGATTCGACGCTGCCGCCGGTGTCGCTGCTCGATCCCGCGCCGAAGACGCAGGAAGCGATTTCCGCCGATACGCTCGAGTTCACGTCGCGCCTGATCGAGAAGAAGCTGAAGGACTTCGGCGTCGAGGCGAGCGTCGTCGCCGCGTATCCGGGCCCGGTCGTCACGCGCTACGAGATCGAACCGGCCACCGGCGTGAAGGGCAGCCAGATCGTCAACCTCGCGAAGGATCTCGCGCGTTCGCTGTCGCTCGTGTCGATCCGCGTGGTCGAGACGATCCCCGGCAAGAACTACATGGCGCTCGAGCTGCCGAATCAGCGCCGCCAGACGGTGCACCTGTCCGAGATCATCGGCTCCGAGGTGTATGCGGCCGCGGCGTCGGCGCTGACGCTGAGCCTCGGCAAGGACATCGGCGGCAAGCCGGTGTGCGCGGATCTCGCGAAGATGCCGCATCTGCTGGTGGCCGGTACGACCGGTTCGGGCAAGTCGGTCGGGATCAACGCGATGATCCTGTCGCTGCTGTACAAGGCCACCGCCGAGCAGGTGCGCCTGATCCTGATCGATCCGAAGATGCTCGAAATGAGCGTCTACGAAGGCATTCCGCACCTGCTGTGTCCGGTCGTCACCGACATGCGCCAGGCCGGCCATGCGCTGAACTGGACGGTCGCGGAGATGGAGCGCCGCTACAAGCTGATGAGCAAGCTCGGCGTGCGCAACCTCGCCGGCTACAACAACAAGATCGACGACGCGGCGAAGCGCGAGGAGAAGATCCCGAACCCGTTCAGCCTGACGCCGGACGATCCCGAGCCGCTCGGCCGGCTGCCGAACATCGTCGTCGTGATCGACGAGCTGGCCGACCTGATGATGGTCGTCGGCAAGAAGGTCGAGGAGCTGATCGCGCGGATCGCGCAGAAGGCGCGTGCGGCCGGCATCCACCTGATCCTCGCGACGCAGCGGCCGTCGGTCGACGTGATCACCGGCCTGATCAAGGCAAACGTGCCGACGCGGATCGCGTTCCAGGTGTCGTCGAAGATCGACTCGCGCACGATTCTCGACCAGATGGGCGCCGAATCGCTGCTCGGGATGGGCGACATGCTGTACCTGCCGCCCGGTACCGGGCTGCCCGTGCGCGTGCACGGCGCGTTCGTCGCCGACGACGAAGTGCACCGCGTCGTCGAGAAGCTCAAGGAGCAGGGCGAGCCGAACTACGTCGAGGGTCTGCTCGAAGGCGGCACCGCCGACGGCGACGAGGGCTCGGCCGGCGCGGGAACCGGCGAAGGCGGCGGCGAGTCTGATCCGCTGTACGACCAGGCGGTCGAGATCGTCATCAAGAACCGCCGCGCGTCGATCTCGCTCGTGCAGCGTCATCTGCGGATCGGCTACAACCGCGCGGCGCGGTTGCTCGAGCAGATGGAACAGTCGGGGCTCGTGTCGGCGATGTCGTCGAGCGGCAACCGCGAAATTCTTGTGCCGGCGCGCGATGCGGAATGAGTCCGCGGCGCCGGCCACCCAGGGAGAAAACCGCAATATGCAGCAACATTCGTTCGCCATGTCTCTTCGTTCGACGCGGCGCTGGCTCGGTGCGGCGCTCGCCGGCGCCTCGCTGATGCTCGCGGCGACGCACGCGTTCGCGGGCGGCACCGAGCAACTGAAGGCCTTCGTGTCGCAGGTGCGTTCCGCCAAGGGCGATTTCACGCAGCAGATCGTCAAGGCGCCGGCCAAGGGCGCGAGCGCCGCGCAGGCCGCGCCGAAGCCCACCGACAATTCGAGCGGCACGTTCGTGTTCTCGCGTCCGGGCAAATTCATCTGGACGTATCAGAAGCCGTACCAGCAGGTGCTGCAGGCCGACGGCGACAAGCTGTACGTGTACGACCGCGACCTGAACCAGGTCACCGAGCGCAAGCTGAACGGCGCGCTCGGCGCGAGCCCGGCCGCGATCCTGTTCGGCAGCAACGATCTCGACAAGAACTACACGCTGCGCGATGCCGGCGAGAAGGGCGGCATCGAGTGGCTCGAGATGCTGCCGAAGGCGCAGGACACGCAGTTCCAGCGGATCGGCATCGGCTTCCGCAACGGCACGCTCGCCGCGATGGAGCTGCACGACGTGTTCGGCAACGTCACGCTGCTGACGTTCACGAACATCCAGACGAACCCGCCGCTGAAGGGCGATACGTTCAAGTTCGTCGTGCCGAAGGGCGCGGACGTGATCAACGGCTGACGTTCGTTGCGTCGTTTTCCCGACACGGGCCTGCCGGCGACGGCAGGCCCGTGTTGTTTTCAGGCGCGGTTACCGGGCGCGGCGCATGGCGTCCGTACTCGGTGCGGGTACGGAGTACCGGGGCCAGGCGCCATCACTGCCCACCACGCGCGGCGGCATGGTCGCGCGGCTGTCATAATGTCAGGTCCGGCGGCCGGTTCGGCCGCCATCGTTTGATCTGGAGCGAGGGTTCATGTCCGACCTGTTTCAAGTCGAGCCGCGCCGGCCGCTCGCCGAGGCGCTGCGGCCGAAAACGCTCGCCGAGGTGATCGGCCAGACGCATTTGCTGGGCGAAGGCAAGCCGCTGCGGCTCGCGTTCGAATCGGGCAAGCCGCATTCGATGATCCTGTGGGGGCCGCCCGGCGTCGGCAAGACGACGCTCGCGCGGCTCACCGCGCTCGCGTTCGACTGCGAGTTCATCGCGCTGTCCGCGGTGCTCGGCGGCGTGAAGGACATCCGCGAGTCGATGGAGCAGGCGAAGGACACGCTGAACCGCACCGGGCGCCACACGATCCTGTTCGTCGACGAGATCCACCGTTTCAACAAGGGGCAGCAGGATGCGCTGCTGCCGTTCGTCGAGTCGGGCCTCGTGACCTTCATCGGCGCGACGACCGAAAACCCAAGTTTCGAGGTGAATTCGGCGTTGCTGTCGCGTGCGCAGGTGTACGTGCTGAAGTCGCTGAACGACGACGAGATGCGCCAGTTGCTGAAGCGGGCGCAAGACATCGCGCTCGACGGCCTCGCGTTCGACGACAAGGCGATCGATACGCTGGTCGGCTACGCGGACGGCGACGCGCGCCGCTTCCTGAACCTGCTCGAACAGGCGCAGACGGCGGCGGCGTCGGCCGGGGTGGCGACGATCGATGCGGATTTCGTCAGCAGCGCGATGACGCTGAACGCACGGCGCTTCGACAAGGGCGGCGACAACTTCTACGACCAGATTTCGGCGCTGCACAAGTCGGTGCGCGGCTCGAGCCCGGACGGCGCGCTGTACTGGTTCTGCCGGATGCTCGACGGCGGCGCGGATCCGAAGTATCTCGCGCGGCGCATCGTGCGGATGGCATGGGAAGACATCGGCCTGGCCGATCCGCGTGCGTTGCAGGTGGCGAACGACGCCGCCGAAACCTACGAGCGGCTCGGCTCGCCGGAAGGCGAGCTCGCGCTCGGGCAGGCCGTGATCTATCTCGCGTGCGCGGCGAAGAGCAACGCCGGCTACAACGCGTTCAACCAGGCGATGGCGTTCGTGAAGCAGGACAAGTCGCGCGAGGTGCCCGTGCACCTGCGCAACGCGCCGACCAAGCTGATGAAGGAGCTCGGCTACGGTCACGCTTATCGCTACGCGCACGACGAGCCGAACGCGTACGCGGCCGGCGAGACGTACCTGCCGGACGGGATGCGCGAGCCGCGCTGGTATCAGCCGGTGCCGCGCGGGCTCGAATCGAAGATCGCCGACAAGCTTGCATGGCTGCGCGAGCTCGATCGCGAGGCCGGCAAGAAGGACTGACGGCGCCGCGCGGGCCGCTCCGGCCTGCGCCGCCGCGGAGGCGTCAGCGCTTGTTGCGGCCCGGCGGCTGTTTCTTCCAGTATTCGAACGGCTCTTCGTGGCATTCGATGTCGAGTTCGGCGACCCGCGCATGCAGGCGTTCCTGCGCGTCGGCGATCGCGAGGTTGTAGATCGCCGGCGCGATTTCCTGGACGAAGAAATGCAGCAGCGCGCCGGCCTGGATGTTGCCGATCGGCTCGTCCATGTTTTCTGTGAAATAACGTTGCAGCGACGCGATCGCGCGGTCGCGTAGATCCTTGTCGAGTTCGATGGTCATCGGATTCCTTGGGGCTGTGACGCGGAGCCGGCGCTTCGCCTGATTCGGTTGCCATGCGCCGGCGCGGGCGTGTCGCGATCCGTCATCGCGAGGCGCGCGGCCATTCGCCGGCCACCGGTGCGGCCGACCGCCAATGCGATACTGCCATGGCCGCCCATTTGCGGCATCGTCCGTCCGGCCAATGCCGTGGCGGCCGCGGGGTGCGTTAGAATTCCCGTCTTACACAACGATTTTTCCAAGTCCTCCCATGCTCGACATCCAGTTGCTGCGCAAAGACCTCGACGGCGTCGCCAAGCGCCTCGCCGATCGCGGCTACACCCTCGACGTCGCCGCGTTCTCTGCCCTCGAGGCGGAACGCCGCGCGATCCAGACCCACACCGAAGAGCTTCAGGCGCGCCGCAACAGCCTGTCGAAGCAGATCGGCGCGATGAAGGGGAAGGGCGAGGACACGTCGGCCGTGATGGCCGAGGTCGGCGGGATCGGCGACGACATGAAGGCGTCGGAAGCCAAGCTCGGCGAGATCCAGGCGCGCCTGTCCGACCTGATGCTCGGCATGCCGAACGTCGCGCACGAAAGCGTGCCGGTCGGCAAGGACGAAGCCGACAACGTCGAGGTGCGCCGCTGGGGTACGCCGCGCCAGTTCGACTTCGAGGTGAAGGATCACGTCGACGTCGGCACGCCGCTCGGTCTCGATTTCGAGACCGGCGCGAAGCTCGCCGGCGCGCGCTTCACGATGCTGCGCGGCCCGATCGCGCGCCTGCACCGCGCGCTCGCGCAGTTCATGATCGACACGCACACGCAGCAGCACGGCTATACCGAAACGTATACGCCGTACATCGTGAATCCCGAGATCCTGTACGGCACGGGCCAGTTGCCGAAGTTCGCGGACGACATGTTCCGCGTCGAGAAGGGCGGCGCGGAAAACACGGTCACGCAATACCTGATCTCCACGTCCGAGATTTCGCTGACGAACACCGTGCGCGAGTCGATCGTCGACGCATCCGCGCTGCCGATCAAGCTCACCGCGCATTCCCCGTGCTTCCGCTCGGAAGCCGGTTCGTACGGCCGCGACACGCGCGGGATGATCCGTCAGCACCAGTTCGACAAGGTCGAGATGGTGCAGGTCGTCGCGCCGGAAACGTCGTACGCGGCGCTCGACGAGATGGTCGGCCACGCGGAGGCGATCCTGCAGAAGCTCGGCCTGCCGTACCGCGTGATCACGCTGTGCACGGGCGACATGGGCTTTTCGGCCGCGAAGACGTTCGACCTCGAGGTGTGGCTGCCCGCGCAGAACACCTATCGCGAGATCTCGAGCTGCTCGAATACCGAGGCGTTCCAGGCGCGCCGGATGCAGGCGCGGTTCCGCAACGCGCAAGGCAAGCCGGAGCTCGTGCACACGCTGAACGGTTCGGGCCTGGCGGTCGGCCGCACGCTCGTCGCGGTGCTGGAGAACTACCAGAACGCGGACGGCTCGGTCACGGTGCCGGAAGTGCTGCGTCCGTACATGGGCGGCATGGAGCGCATCGACGCGCCGGCACAGGCGTCGTAACGCGGGCCTTCCGAAGCCCCGCAAAAAAATTTGCAGAGGGGGCTTGTCAGCCAAGAAAAGATCGTTTTATAATCTTTTCTTTCGCGGAAACGACCAACCGCGAAATGCAGTAAGGAAGGAGAGGTGGCAGAGTGGTCGAATGTACCTGACTCGAAATCAGGCGTACGGTTTCCCCGTACCGTGGGTTCGAATCCCACCCTCTCCGCCAAAATACGAAGCCCCTTGATCCGGAAGGATCAAGGGGTTTTTCGTTTTGGTCTCCGGTGCAATGTGTAGCTCGTCATCGTGCGCCGCTGGATGACGCCGCGGGACAGTCGTGCCACTGCACCGTACGCGCCGTTCGACCTGACCGGTCCGCGCGGTACCCGGCCTTCACCGCTTTCCTCAGCTTTAAACCTTCGATGTCCGCGCCGTTAACACGGTACCGCGGCCGGCACCCATGCCGCCCGCCATCGTTCCACGTCGACTCAAGGTTCCATGAAGCTGAGCTACAAGATTCCTCTCGCATTTGCCGTCGCGCTGTCACTGATGTTCTGTGGCGCGCTATATGGCATCCACATCCTCAACCGGTCGATCGATACGTTTGCCGAAGACGTGCAGACGAACGTCGGCAACGAACGGCTCGTGTCGGCCTCGCTCGTGCAATTCAAGCTGCAGGTGCAGGAATGGAAGGACACGCTGTTGCGCGGCAAGCAGCCCGAGAAGCTCGAGCGCTACTGGCAGGCATTCCAGACGCGCGAACGCGCGGTCGATTCGCTCGCCGCGCAGCTCGTCCGGCGGTTGCCGGCCGGCGAGAGCCGCTCGCTCGTCGAGCAGTTCATGCGCGAGCACGCGACGATGGGTGACGGCTACCGGCGTGGCTTCGACGCGTTCAAGGCCGCCGGTTTCGACCCGTCGGCCGGCGACGCCGCCGTCGCGGGCGTCGACCGCGAGCCCGCTGCGCTGCTTGAGCGGGCGGCACGGACGATCGCCGCGGAGAGTGCCGCCGTGTCGGCGAAGGCGAGCCGTGACGCGCAGCGGGCGACCGCCGTGAGCCTCGTGCTGATGCTGATTGTGCTCGGCGTCGCGATGGTCGGGGCGTTCCTGTTCAGTCGCGCGATCCTGCGCCCGCTCGATCGCGCAGTGGCGTGTGCCCAGGCCGTCGCCGGCGGCGACCTGACCCGCGACGTCGACGCGAGCGGCCGAGACGAGATCGCCCATCTGCTGCGGGCATTGCAGACGATGCAGACCAGCCTGTCTCGCGTCGTGCTCGAAGTGCGCACGCATGCCGAGGCCGTCGCAACCGCGAGCGCGCAGATCGCCTCCGGCAATCACGACCTGTCGT encodes the following:
- a CDS encoding carbohydrate ABC transporter permease; protein product: MQPKMTISRAVIYAALILFALYFLFPIYVMLSTSFKDLDQLRTGNLLTPPSHWTVDPWVKAWSGACTGVRCDGMKPFFLNSLQMVIPAVLISSLIGAFNGYVLTHWRFRGADALFTMMLVGCFIPFQVILLPMARLQGMLGLANTIPGLVFVHVVYGIAFTTMFFRNFYVSVPAELVKAARIDGAGFFTIFTKILLPVSLPIFMVCLIWQFTQIWNDFLFGIVFSGVDSMPITVALNNLVNTSTGVKEYNVDMAGAIIAALPTLLVYIVAGRYFVRGLTAGAVKG
- a CDS encoding ABC transporter ATP-binding protein encodes the protein MASLSIRDVYKTYPNGVPVLKGVDIEIEDGQFLILVGGSGCGKSTLLNMIAGLETVTSGEICIDGKVVNDLSPKDRDIAMVFQSYALYPSMTVRENISFGLNIRKVPKSEQQQIVERVSQMLQIQHLLDRKPGQLSGGQRQRVAMGRALARDPSLFLFDEPLSNLDAKLRIEMRAEIKLLHQRLGTTIVYVTHDQIEAMTLGDRIAVMKDGVVQQFGAPQEIYDSPSNLFVAGFIGAPPMNFINGKLVEQGSGIALEIDTGLARSALILPFDAAKLKSHVGREVILGLRPERITDARNAHNGEASNLQPIDVRVDVTEPTGPDTHVFAQVNGKRIVSRVHPAANPQPGQTQSLLFDVSKAVLFDPASEERIA
- a CDS encoding trimeric intracellular cation channel family protein, encoding MPHPRLTLAIAVLEAIATLAFAISGFIEARKNRLDSVGTFVVALATAFGGGTLRDILLERRPFYWVVHDDYVIAIFVLALFAPFVLRMLSRLSAERLLLIADAIGLGIFSISGTAIALDAEMPRFIAVMMGVITGVVGGIVRDVLCNDIPLILRDSRPYATCAFVGCWFYLLLVWLQFDSVYSVLLATGFILVARLATFKFDVRLPH
- a CDS encoding Smr/MutS family protein; the encoded protein is MAKNQPHPSDPAKRKIAARPVTPAPEAPPPAPDAAALRGQGLAGLGALRKSLQGEADRRERARIEAAKAERKAEADANLFRNEIGAIRPLNAPPRASSGRMPPDPVPKQTQRDEEAVLNATLSDEFDPETLLDSDESLYYHRPGISREVVRKLRSGAWIVQAQIDLHGMRRDEARDALAEFIREAGKKGLRCLRVIHGKGLGSIGKEPVLKGKVRAWLVQKEEVIAFCEARGHDGGAGAVLVLLQPHAAPADRGPRAAS
- the trxB gene encoding thioredoxin-disulfide reductase; its protein translation is MSTPKHAKVLILGSGPAGYTAAVYAARANLSPVLITGIAQGGQLMTTTDVENWPADAKGVQGPELMARFQEHAERFNTEIVFDHIHTAKLHEQPIRLIGDSGEYTCDSLIIATGASAQYLGLPSEEAFMGKGVSACATCDGFFYRGQEVAVIGGGNTAVEEALYLTGIAKKVTVIHRRDKFRAEPILIDRLLEKQKEGVVDIKWDHVLDEVTGEESGVTGLRIKNVKTGATEDLHVQGVFVAIGHKPNTDLFQGQLEMKDGYILTKSGLQGNATSTSVPGVFAAGDVQDNVYRQAITSAGTGCMAALDAQRYLESLHDKK
- a CDS encoding DNA translocase FtsK, with product MAKAPYSAQAQALPHRMSKLLTEIRWILQVALCAFLVMALLSYSRRDPSWTHAAQVDHISNWAGRVGAWTADIILLLFGLSAYWLIVPLGRRIAVNYRRITRHDAIPDEPERPIGWLTEIFAFVLVVLACDGIEALRMWSLKVQLPRAPGGVVGEAVAGAMSHAFGFTGGTLLLLIALAIGLSLYFRFSWLSVAERVGGAILSAVNVAKLRREAERDRKLGEAAAVRREGKVEEERVRIEDHEPVTIVPPVVTPAKSERVERERQVPLFTDLPGDSTLPPVSLLDPAPKTQEAISADTLEFTSRLIEKKLKDFGVEASVVAAYPGPVVTRYEIEPATGVKGSQIVNLAKDLARSLSLVSIRVVETIPGKNYMALELPNQRRQTVHLSEIIGSEVYAAAASALTLSLGKDIGGKPVCADLAKMPHLLVAGTTGSGKSVGINAMILSLLYKATAEQVRLILIDPKMLEMSVYEGIPHLLCPVVTDMRQAGHALNWTVAEMERRYKLMSKLGVRNLAGYNNKIDDAAKREEKIPNPFSLTPDDPEPLGRLPNIVVVIDELADLMMVVGKKVEELIARIAQKARAAGIHLILATQRPSVDVITGLIKANVPTRIAFQVSSKIDSRTILDQMGAESLLGMGDMLYLPPGTGLPVRVHGAFVADDEVHRVVEKLKEQGEPNYVEGLLEGGTADGDEGSAGAGTGEGGGESDPLYDQAVEIVIKNRRASISLVQRHLRIGYNRAARLLEQMEQSGLVSAMSSSGNREILVPARDAE
- the lolA gene encoding outer membrane lipoprotein chaperone LolA, whose protein sequence is MQQHSFAMSLRSTRRWLGAALAGASLMLAATHAFAGGTEQLKAFVSQVRSAKGDFTQQIVKAPAKGASAAQAAPKPTDNSSGTFVFSRPGKFIWTYQKPYQQVLQADGDKLYVYDRDLNQVTERKLNGALGASPAAILFGSNDLDKNYTLRDAGEKGGIEWLEMLPKAQDTQFQRIGIGFRNGTLAAMELHDVFGNVTLLTFTNIQTNPPLKGDTFKFVVPKGADVING
- a CDS encoding replication-associated recombination protein A, whose product is MSDLFQVEPRRPLAEALRPKTLAEVIGQTHLLGEGKPLRLAFESGKPHSMILWGPPGVGKTTLARLTALAFDCEFIALSAVLGGVKDIRESMEQAKDTLNRTGRHTILFVDEIHRFNKGQQDALLPFVESGLVTFIGATTENPSFEVNSALLSRAQVYVLKSLNDDEMRQLLKRAQDIALDGLAFDDKAIDTLVGYADGDARRFLNLLEQAQTAAASAGVATIDADFVSSAMTLNARRFDKGGDNFYDQISALHKSVRGSSPDGALYWFCRMLDGGADPKYLARRIVRMAWEDIGLADPRALQVANDAAETYERLGSPEGELALGQAVIYLACAAKSNAGYNAFNQAMAFVKQDKSREVPVHLRNAPTKLMKELGYGHAYRYAHDEPNAYAAGETYLPDGMREPRWYQPVPRGLESKIADKLAWLRELDREAGKKD
- a CDS encoding DUF2164 domain-containing protein, which gives rise to MTIELDKDLRDRAIASLQRYFTENMDEPIGNIQAGALLHFFVQEIAPAIYNLAIADAQERLHARVAELDIECHEEPFEYWKKQPPGRNKR